From the Capnocytophaga sp. oral taxon 878 genome, the window TTCAAAAAAGGAACAGCCATCAAGCACCTCCTTACCGATGCCCAGTATGCCGACCTATGTAATTTCGAAGGTAACGCTAACGGCTTCCGTATACTCAATGAAACTCGCTTAGGGGTAGAAGGAGGTTTGCGCCTCACTTACGCCACCTTGGGCGCTTTCACCAAGTACCCCAAAGAATCACTGCCCATACGCCCTACCGATAGGATTGCCGATAAAAAATACGGATTCTTTCAAGGCGATAAAGATTTCTTTAAAGAAGTAGCCGAAACTTTAGGGTTAAAAAATAATAGTACCGCTGGCGAGCTGCGGTATGCACGCCATCCATTAGCATTCTTAGTCGAGGCAGCCGATGATATCTGCTATACCATTATCGATTTTGAAGATGGTATTAATTTAGGACTCATTAGCGAAGATGTAGCCTTAGAATATATGGGAGGCATCATTACCGATCGTATCAACACCGATAAATACACCCGCTTGCAAACCAAAGAGGAACGCATAGCCTACCTACGTGCCGTAGCCATAAACGCTTTGGTACAAGATGCCACCGATATATTTGTACAGAATGAGCAAGCCATACTCGCAGGTGAGTTCCACCAATCCCTATTACATAATAGTAAATACCGCCACCAAATTAAAGATGTGATCGATTGCAGCGTCCAGAATATCTATCAATCCGATGAGGTAGTCGAAAAAGAAGTCTCAGGCTATGTCATTTTACAGCACTTGTTAGACATATTTTTTACCGCAATCATCAATCAAGAAAACGGACGAGAAACCTCCTTCGACCGACTTTTACTTAAAAAGTTACCCGAAAAATACCGCAAAGAAGGCTCATTATACAACAAAGTGATGGGCATTACCTGCTACATAGCCAGCCTAACCGATAGTAATGCGGTCGAATTACACCTAAAAACAGCAAGTAGGGCATAAAAAAAGTTATCATATAAATTACTGATTATCAGTAATGGTTGCAAAAAAGTGCAAAAAAAATGAAAAAAAGTTGCCGAAAAATTTGCAGGTTATGAAAATAGTTGTACCTTTGCACCCGCAATGAAGAAATGAATTGCACAGTTTACTGATAAAAAATGAGGTCTGGTAGTTCAGTTGGTTAGAATACATGCCTGTCACGCATGGGGTCGCGGGTTCGAGTCCCGTCCAGACCGCTTCATAAGATTTAGTTGTGTTGTTTTGTGTAAATATTTTTACACGGGTTTATAGTAAACCAATGAAAGCTTTCCTTTGTTAAGGAGAGCTTTTCTTATTTTATACCTCTTCTTATAATTATCTCTATCTTCTACAAAAAAAATCTTCTATAATCATTAATATTTAATCAAATTGCTGTTTTTACAAATTTGCTATTTTATAAATTATTTGTACCTTTGCCC encodes:
- the dgt gene encoding dGTP triphosphohydrolase gives rise to the protein MIWEKLLSLNKYGDITPRPRLNEDETRLSFDMDYDRVVFSSAFRSLQDKTQVIPLSKTGFVHTRLTHSIEVSVVGRSLGRSIGKHLLTKYPYLRELGYQTNDFGAIVAAAAVAHDIGNPPFGHSGEKAIGEFFQFKKGTAIKHLLTDAQYADLCNFEGNANGFRILNETRLGVEGGLRLTYATLGAFTKYPKESLPIRPTDRIADKKYGFFQGDKDFFKEVAETLGLKNNSTAGELRYARHPLAFLVEAADDICYTIIDFEDGINLGLISEDVALEYMGGIITDRINTDKYTRLQTKEERIAYLRAVAINALVQDATDIFVQNEQAILAGEFHQSLLHNSKYRHQIKDVIDCSVQNIYQSDEVVEKEVSGYVILQHLLDIFFTAIINQENGRETSFDRLLLKKLPEKYRKEGSLYNKVMGITCYIASLTDSNAVELHLKTASRA